A part of Streptomyces sp. NBC_01210 genomic DNA contains:
- a CDS encoding SMI1/KNR4 family protein: MTTGRLGQQAAPPNAAYAGQVVNFPDPVRASRHPRGVRVDDNGYPVFSPYARAAAEIAEPPEGFGVDELRLTDYVSANAALHADGHALWDTIPSVATPHGWTWHHVPGTRRLELVPVEVKALLRHHGGLTTTPVDQSKRGTRPLQETRPAHFGLPKGVVSVSEQQLLSVEEDLGYRLPGAYRSFLKAAGGCAPVGAALDAELGLLVDQPFFTVRDEAAVNDLLYLNKCLRDHLTKDYLGVAFVQGGILAVKVKGSAVGSVWFCAYDDARDQNGWSVQERVERLLLPCGDDFDGFLQRLAGNPPELETVANLMVDGGFARAVPISDEG, translated from the coding sequence ATGACGACAGGTCGGCTCGGGCAGCAAGCCGCGCCACCGAATGCGGCCTACGCCGGGCAAGTCGTGAACTTCCCGGACCCGGTCCGGGCCTCTCGCCACCCCAGGGGTGTGCGTGTGGACGACAACGGCTATCCGGTCTTCTCGCCTTACGCGCGTGCCGCCGCAGAGATCGCGGAGCCCCCGGAGGGCTTCGGCGTGGACGAGCTGCGGCTCACCGATTACGTATCGGCGAATGCGGCGCTGCACGCCGACGGTCATGCGCTGTGGGACACGATTCCTTCGGTCGCCACTCCGCACGGCTGGACCTGGCACCACGTGCCGGGCACCCGTCGGCTGGAGCTGGTGCCCGTCGAGGTGAAGGCGCTGCTGCGGCATCACGGAGGTCTCACGACGACGCCGGTGGACCAGAGCAAGCGGGGTACGCGTCCGCTGCAGGAGACCCGGCCCGCGCATTTCGGTCTGCCGAAGGGCGTTGTGTCGGTGAGCGAGCAGCAGCTGCTGAGTGTCGAGGAGGATCTGGGCTACCGGTTGCCGGGGGCGTACCGCTCCTTCCTGAAGGCGGCGGGCGGTTGCGCTCCGGTCGGGGCGGCGCTCGACGCCGAGCTGGGGCTGCTGGTCGACCAGCCGTTCTTCACGGTGCGGGACGAGGCCGCGGTCAATGACCTGCTGTATCTCAACAAGTGCCTGCGGGACCATCTGACCAAGGATTACTTGGGAGTTGCGTTCGTCCAGGGCGGGATTCTGGCGGTGAAGGTCAAGGGCTCGGCAGTCGGCTCGGTGTGGTTCTGCGCGTACGACGACGCACGGGACCAGAACGGCTGGAGCGTGCAGGAGCGCGTGGAGCGGCTGCTGCTGCCGTGCGGCGACGACTTCGACGGTTTTCTGCAGCGTCTGGCGGGCAATCCGCCGGAGCTGGAGACCGTGGCGAACCTGATGGTGGACGGCGGCTTCGCGCGCGCCGTCCCGATCTCGGACGAGGGGTGA
- a CDS encoding YwqJ-related putative deaminase: protein MHTAQPNASGDPRLSWSSTDAGRPPALGHRRDGILPAVAAALSVRGETLTCTAGKADQPPVLHALVQDFLDTLTSGERERFTGRCPEAILLSRHLTAAETQRSKRAQRKPLTHSEAKRTFKQAKLTARRIREDGDPLHGSYAPPCRSCAAMLDHFGVRTVDPTATQNG, encoded by the coding sequence ATGCACACAGCGCAACCAAATGCTTCAGGTGATCCACGCCTCAGTTGGAGCAGTACGGACGCCGGCCGCCCGCCCGCACTGGGTCACCGACGCGACGGAATCCTGCCCGCCGTCGCGGCAGCACTCTCCGTACGCGGCGAGACCCTCACCTGCACCGCGGGCAAGGCCGACCAGCCACCCGTACTTCACGCGCTCGTACAGGATTTCCTCGACACCCTCACCAGCGGCGAGCGCGAACGCTTCACCGGCCGCTGTCCGGAGGCAATCCTGCTCTCGCGGCATCTCACCGCCGCGGAAACTCAGCGCTCGAAGCGGGCCCAGCGCAAGCCACTGACCCACAGCGAGGCGAAGCGGACCTTCAAACAAGCGAAACTGACGGCACGTCGCATCCGCGAGGACGGCGATCCGCTGCACGGCAGTTACGCACCACCCTGCCGTTCCTGCGCGGCGATGCTCGACCACTTCGGCGTACGCACCGTCGACCCGACCGCGACCCAGAACGGCTGA
- a CDS encoding SUKH-3 domain-containing protein yields MPDHLSTTRFPVAVDAALRDAGWQPGRWDIKQAEHWADTLRSYASPAGHRHVVFPAAVEAWAEFGGLRVTAPGPGRHTAPVPVHFDPLAGLHLARTLADLGRALDTEVSPLGEEGDSQAVLAIDVEGRVYSLDHTGDWYLGPDIDQALATMVTGVQPVRLTLG; encoded by the coding sequence ATGCCCGACCACCTCAGCACCACCCGGTTCCCGGTCGCCGTCGACGCCGCCCTGCGCGACGCGGGCTGGCAGCCCGGCCGTTGGGACATCAAGCAGGCCGAGCACTGGGCCGACACCCTGCGCTCGTACGCCTCACCGGCGGGCCACCGGCATGTGGTCTTCCCGGCGGCCGTCGAAGCCTGGGCGGAGTTCGGCGGACTGCGCGTGACGGCGCCCGGTCCGGGACGGCACACGGCGCCCGTACCGGTGCACTTCGACCCGCTCGCCGGGCTCCACCTCGCGCGCACTCTCGCGGACCTGGGGCGCGCGCTCGACACGGAGGTCTCGCCGCTCGGGGAGGAGGGCGACAGCCAGGCCGTACTGGCCATCGATGTCGAGGGCCGGGTCTACAGCCTCGACCACACCGGCGACTGGTACCTCGGGCCGGACATCGACCAGGCGCTGGCCACCATGGTCACGGGCGTCCAGCCGGTCCGCCTGACCCTGGGCTGA
- a CDS encoding sensor histidine kinase: MTVTGAHQDGTGTTARSWLWWGRRRSVALDVGLGLVSAFECALEGVGFADKASIPVPVGVLFGLIVGSVLVLRRRWPIAVVLVSIATTPAEMGYLMGVVGLYSLAASEVPRRITATLAGMSLAATMIVTFVRVRQEVSSADFDPEPGAWYVPTMAGFMALGLTAPPVLFGLYIGARRRLMESLRERAVSLEQELSLLADRAEQRAQWARTEERTRIAREMHDVVAHRVSLMVVHAAALQAVALKDPQKAVKNAALVGDMGRQALTELREMLGVLRAGESEQRVVTPVPLAAVGAAAAAAAAAAAEDGPCLADLEGLVGQSRQAGMVVELAVQGEAREYAPEVEQTAYRVVQEALTNVHKHAVGAKVMVRLAHRGAEVAMQVENGAPDASGGDAAARLPSGGNGLVGMRERVMALGGVFVSGPTDAGGFRVSAVLPDRDGYAEQV; encoded by the coding sequence ATGACCGTAACGGGGGCACACCAGGACGGCACGGGCACGACCGCCCGCAGCTGGCTGTGGTGGGGACGGCGGCGCAGTGTCGCCTTGGATGTGGGGCTGGGGCTTGTCTCCGCCTTTGAGTGCGCTCTGGAGGGTGTGGGGTTCGCCGACAAGGCATCGATTCCCGTACCCGTCGGAGTGCTGTTCGGATTGATCGTCGGGTCCGTGCTGGTGCTGCGGCGGCGCTGGCCGATCGCCGTGGTGCTGGTGTCGATCGCGACCACGCCCGCCGAGATGGGCTATCTGATGGGCGTGGTCGGGCTCTACTCGCTCGCCGCCTCCGAGGTGCCGCGCCGGATCACCGCGACACTCGCCGGGATGTCGCTGGCCGCGACGATGATCGTGACGTTCGTACGCGTACGACAGGAAGTGTCGTCCGCGGACTTCGATCCGGAGCCCGGAGCCTGGTACGTACCGACGATGGCCGGCTTCATGGCGCTCGGGCTGACCGCGCCGCCCGTGCTGTTCGGCCTCTACATAGGGGCCAGGCGGCGGCTGATGGAGAGCCTTCGGGAGCGCGCGGTCAGTCTGGAGCAGGAGCTGTCGCTCCTGGCCGACCGGGCGGAGCAGCGGGCGCAGTGGGCGCGTACCGAGGAGCGGACCCGTATCGCGCGGGAGATGCACGACGTTGTGGCGCACCGGGTGAGCCTGATGGTGGTGCATGCGGCCGCCTTGCAGGCGGTCGCGCTGAAGGATCCGCAGAAGGCGGTGAAGAATGCGGCGCTGGTCGGGGACATGGGACGGCAGGCGCTCACCGAACTGCGCGAGATGCTCGGCGTGCTGCGGGCCGGGGAGAGCGAACAGCGGGTGGTGACTCCGGTGCCGCTGGCAGCTGTCGGTGCTGCCGCGGCGGCGGCTGCCGCGGCCGCGGCCGAGGACGGTCCGTGTCTCGCGGATCTCGAGGGTCTGGTCGGGCAGTCCCGGCAGGCGGGGATGGTCGTGGAGCTCGCGGTGCAGGGCGAGGCGCGGGAGTACGCGCCGGAGGTGGAGCAGACCGCGTACCGGGTGGTTCAGGAGGCCTTGACGAACGTCCACAAGCACGCGGTCGGCGCGAAGGTGATGGTGCGGCTCGCGCACCGTGGCGCTGAGGTCGCGATGCAGGTGGAGAACGGCGCTCCGGACGCGAGTGGCGGTGACGCGGCCGCGCGGCTGCCGAGCGGTGGCAACGGCCTGGTGGGGATGCGGGAGCGGGTGATGGCGCTGGGTGGGGTGTTCGTGTCCGGGCCGACGGACGCGGGCGGCTTCCGGGTGTCCGCGGTGCTGCCCGACCGGGACGGGTACGCCGAGCAGGTCTGA
- the glmU gene encoding bifunctional UDP-N-acetylglucosamine diphosphorylase/glucosamine-1-phosphate N-acetyltransferase GlmU, with translation MSANRPAAVVVLAAGEGTRMKSKTPKVLHEICGRSLVGHVVSAARELDPEHLVVVVGHASEQVKGHLTEQYAGTRTAYQAEQNGTGHAVRMALEELGRTPEGTVVVVCGDTPLLSGETLTALAATHAADGNAVTVLTAEVPDSTGYGRIVRDSATGAVTAIVEHKDATDDQRAIREINSGVFAFDGQLLADALGKVRTDNSQGEEYLTDVLGILREAGHRVGASVAGDHREILGINNRVQLAEARKLLNERLLERAMMAGVTVVDPASVLVDVTVTFEPDAIVHPGTQLLGASHLAEGAEVGPNSRLKDTVVGAGARVDNTVADSAVVGEGASVGPYAYLRPGTKLGVKAKAGTYVEMKNATIGEGTKVPHLSYVGDATIGEYTNIGAASVFVNYDGEAKHHTTIGSHCKTGSDNMFVAPVTIGDGAYTAAGSVITKDVPAGSLAVARGQQRNIEGWVARKRPGSASAQAAQVATEQVTEGN, from the coding sequence GTGAGCGCCAACCGCCCGGCAGCCGTCGTCGTCCTCGCAGCGGGTGAGGGCACCCGCATGAAGTCGAAGACCCCCAAGGTCCTGCACGAAATCTGCGGGCGCTCGCTCGTCGGACATGTCGTCTCCGCGGCCCGCGAGCTCGATCCCGAGCATCTCGTCGTCGTTGTCGGCCATGCGAGTGAGCAGGTCAAGGGCCATCTGACCGAGCAGTACGCCGGTACCCGCACCGCCTACCAGGCCGAGCAGAACGGCACCGGGCACGCCGTCCGGATGGCGCTCGAGGAGCTCGGCCGGACCCCCGAGGGCACCGTCGTCGTCGTGTGCGGCGACACTCCCCTGCTCTCCGGCGAGACCCTGACCGCGCTCGCCGCCACGCATGCCGCCGACGGCAATGCCGTCACCGTGCTCACCGCCGAGGTCCCGGACTCGACCGGCTACGGCCGCATCGTGCGCGACAGCGCCACCGGCGCCGTCACCGCGATCGTCGAGCACAAGGACGCCACGGACGACCAGCGCGCGATCCGGGAGATCAACTCCGGTGTCTTCGCCTTCGACGGGCAGCTGCTCGCGGACGCGCTGGGCAAGGTGCGTACGGACAACAGCCAGGGCGAGGAGTACCTCACCGATGTGCTGGGGATCCTGCGCGAGGCCGGTCACCGGGTCGGCGCCTCCGTCGCCGGCGACCACCGGGAGATCCTCGGCATCAACAACCGCGTGCAGCTGGCCGAGGCGCGCAAGCTGCTCAATGAGCGCCTCCTCGAGCGGGCGATGATGGCCGGTGTCACGGTCGTCGACCCGGCGTCGGTGCTCGTGGATGTGACGGTGACGTTCGAGCCGGACGCGATCGTGCACCCCGGTACGCAGCTGCTGGGTGCCTCGCATCTCGCCGAGGGCGCCGAGGTCGGCCCCAACTCGCGGCTGAAGGACACGGTCGTCGGCGCGGGTGCCCGGGTGGACAACACGGTGGCGGACTCCGCGGTGGTGGGCGAGGGGGCATCGGTCGGCCCGTACGCGTATCTCAGGCCCGGCACGAAACTCGGTGTGAAGGCCAAGGCCGGCACGTATGTGGAGATGAAGAACGCGACGATCGGCGAGGGCACGAAGGTGCCGCACCTCTCCTATGTGGGTGACGCGACGATCGGCGAGTACACGAACATCGGCGCGGCGAGCGTGTTCGTGAACTACGACGGCGAGGCGAAGCACCACACCACGATCGGCTCGCACTGCAAGACCGGCTCGGACAACATGTTTGTGGCTCCTGTCACGATCGGGGACGGGGCGTACACGGCGGCGGGTTCGGTCATCACCAAGGATGTGCCTGCTGGTTCGCTCGCCGTGGCCCGCGGCCAGCAGCGGAATATCGAGGGTTGGGTGGCTCGCAAGCGTCCTGGCAGTGCCTCCGCGCAGGCGGCTCAAGTGGCAACGGAACAGGTCACCGAGGGGAACTGA
- a CDS encoding ribose-phosphate diphosphokinase: MTGIKTTGEKKLMLFSGRAHPELAEEVAHQLGVGLVPTKAFDFANGEIYVRFQESARGADCFLMQSHTAPINKWIMEQLIMIDALKRASARSITVIIPSYGYARQDKKHRGREPISARLVADLLQTAGAHRILTVDLHTDQIQGFFDGPVDHLSALPVLADYVGAKVDRNKLTVVSPDAGRVRVADRWCDRLDAPLAIVHKRRDKDVANQVTVHEVVGEVEGRVCILVDDMIDTGGTICAAADALFAHGAEDVIVTATHGILSGPAADRLKNSKVSEFVFTNTLPDPGDLELDKITVLSIAPTIARAVREVFEDGSVTSLFEEQG, from the coding sequence GTGACCGGGATCAAGACGACCGGCGAGAAGAAGCTGATGCTCTTCTCCGGCCGCGCCCACCCCGAGCTGGCCGAGGAGGTCGCACATCAGCTGGGTGTCGGCCTGGTGCCGACGAAGGCTTTCGACTTCGCGAACGGTGAGATCTACGTCCGCTTCCAGGAGTCGGCCCGTGGTGCCGACTGCTTCCTGATGCAGAGCCACACGGCTCCCATCAACAAGTGGATCATGGAACAGCTGATCATGATCGATGCGCTGAAGCGGGCCTCGGCCCGGAGCATCACCGTGATCATCCCGTCGTACGGCTACGCCCGGCAGGACAAGAAGCACCGCGGTCGTGAGCCGATCTCGGCCCGGCTGGTCGCCGACCTGCTGCAGACCGCGGGTGCTCACCGCATCCTCACCGTCGATCTGCACACCGATCAGATCCAGGGCTTCTTCGACGGCCCGGTGGACCATCTCTCCGCGCTGCCGGTGCTCGCCGACTACGTGGGCGCGAAGGTGGACCGCAACAAGCTGACCGTCGTCTCCCCCGACGCCGGCCGGGTGCGCGTCGCCGACCGCTGGTGCGACCGCCTGGACGCTCCGCTGGCGATCGTCCACAAGCGCCGCGACAAGGACGTCGCCAATCAGGTGACGGTGCACGAGGTCGTGGGTGAGGTCGAGGGCCGCGTCTGCATCCTCGTCGACGACATGATCGACACCGGTGGCACGATCTGCGCCGCGGCGGACGCGCTGTTCGCGCACGGCGCGGAGGACGTCATCGTGACGGCGACGCACGGCATCCTGTCCGGGCCGGCGGCGGACCGTCTGAAGAACTCCAAGGTGAGCGAGTTCGTCTTCACGAACACGCTGCCCGACCCGGGCGACCTGGAGCTCGACAAGATCACGGTGCTGTCGATCGCGCCGACGATCGCGCGCGCGGTACGTGAGGTGTTCGAGGACGGTTCGGTGACGAGCCTCTTCGAGGAGCAGGGCTGA
- a CDS encoding 50S ribosomal protein L25/general stress protein Ctc: MSEVKLAADIRSEFGKGAARRVRREHKVPGVLYGHGSDPIHITLPGHELLLALRTPNVLISLDIEGKNELAIPKSVQRDPLRGSIEHVDLLLVKRGEKVNVDIPVHTEGELAPGAYLVEHVLNALPVEAEATHIPESVTVSIAGLEAGDSILAKDVPLPSGTTLAVEDDTVVLQVLAAQAEEPAAEGEGEGEEAAEA; encoded by the coding sequence ATGTCCGAGGTGAAGCTCGCCGCCGACATCCGTTCGGAGTTCGGCAAGGGTGCTGCCCGTCGCGTCCGCCGCGAGCACAAGGTTCCCGGTGTTCTCTACGGTCACGGTTCCGACCCGATCCACATCACGCTGCCGGGCCACGAGCTGCTGCTCGCCCTGCGTACCCCGAACGTTCTGATCTCCCTGGACATCGAGGGCAAGAACGAGCTGGCCATCCCGAAGTCGGTCCAGCGCGACCCGCTGAGGGGCTCCATCGAGCACGTCGACCTGCTCCTCGTGAAGCGCGGCGAGAAGGTCAACGTCGACATCCCCGTCCACACCGAGGGCGAGCTGGCCCCGGGTGCGTACCTGGTCGAGCACGTGCTGAACGCCCTGCCGGTCGAGGCCGAGGCCACGCACATCCCGGAGTCCGTCACGGTCTCCATCGCGGGCCTGGAGGCCGGCGACTCCATCCTCGCCAAGGACGTGCCGCTTCCGTCCGGCACGACCCTGGCCGTCGAGGACGACACCGTCGTCCTGCAGGTCCTGGCCGCGCAGGCCGAGGAGCCGGCCGCCGAGGGCGAGGGCGAGGGCGAAGAGGCCGCCGAGGCCTGA
- the pth gene encoding aminoacyl-tRNA hydrolase: MSDANAPWLVVGLGNPGPDYAANRHNVGFMVADLLAERIGGKFKRAQKAQAQLVEGRIGSPGPSGRRVVLAKPMSYMNLSGGPVTSLRDFYKVPTANIVAIHDELDIDYGALRLKLGGGDNGHNGLKSMTKSMGADYHRVRFGIGRPPGRMQVADFVLKDFSSTERKELAYLVDRAADAVECLVTEGLERAQSTYNS; encoded by the coding sequence ATGTCCGACGCGAACGCCCCCTGGCTCGTCGTGGGCCTCGGCAACCCCGGGCCCGACTACGCCGCGAACCGGCACAACGTCGGGTTCATGGTCGCCGACCTCCTCGCCGAGCGCATCGGCGGCAAGTTCAAGCGTGCGCAGAAGGCTCAGGCGCAGCTCGTCGAGGGCCGGATCGGCTCGCCGGGTCCGAGTGGCCGTCGGGTTGTGCTGGCCAAGCCCATGTCGTACATGAATCTCTCCGGCGGTCCGGTCACGTCGCTGCGTGACTTCTACAAGGTGCCGACCGCGAATATCGTCGCGATCCACGATGAGCTGGACATCGACTACGGCGCGCTGCGGCTCAAGCTCGGCGGCGGCGACAACGGGCACAACGGTCTGAAGTCGATGACCAAGTCGATGGGCGCGGACTACCACCGGGTGCGGTTCGGGATCGGCCGTCCGCCGGGCCGGATGCAGGTCGCGGATTTCGTTCTGAAGGACTTCTCGTCCACGGAGCGCAAGGAGCTGGCGTATCTCGTGGACCGCGCGGCGGATGCGGTGGAGTGTCTGGTGACCGAGGGCCTGGAGCGGGCTCAAAGTACGTACAACTCCTGA
- a CDS encoding LPXTG cell wall anchor domain-containing protein, with amino-acid sequence MRTLMSSGALVAAAALSLLAAPSALATPPGDNGTVKIHDAKTGEELRKNEPHVCSFYLDAFGFDARQQVDWHIEAWAPTADVKGETVQSGSLTLDGDGHGRTTDLGLPDGHYKLFWNFDGEHGRAKHKVFWTDCGSEDSKPDDKPSATVSDKPGEQPSEQPSTPAGTATAPTAAGDSKPSAAPSADGTSGDLAETGNGAPIGMLATLAVALVAGGGYLLARRRTAQRH; translated from the coding sequence ATGCGCACCCTCATGTCCTCCGGCGCACTGGTGGCGGCAGCGGCGCTCTCGCTGCTGGCCGCGCCTTCCGCGCTCGCCACCCCTCCCGGCGACAACGGCACCGTGAAAATCCACGATGCCAAGACCGGTGAAGAACTCCGCAAGAACGAACCGCACGTCTGCTCCTTCTATCTCGACGCCTTCGGTTTTGACGCCCGTCAGCAGGTCGACTGGCACATCGAGGCCTGGGCCCCGACCGCCGACGTCAAGGGCGAGACGGTTCAGTCCGGTTCGCTGACGCTCGACGGCGACGGCCACGGCAGGACCACGGATCTGGGTCTGCCCGACGGCCACTACAAGCTGTTCTGGAACTTCGACGGCGAGCACGGCCGGGCCAAGCACAAGGTCTTCTGGACCGACTGCGGAAGCGAGGACTCGAAGCCGGACGACAAGCCGAGCGCCACGGTGAGCGACAAGCCGGGCGAGCAGCCGAGTGAGCAGCCGTCCACGCCGGCCGGGACAGCGACCGCCCCGACCGCCGCGGGCGACTCGAAGCCGAGCGCGGCGCCGAGCGCCGACGGCACCTCTGGCGACCTCGCCGAGACCGGCAACGGCGCGCCCATCGGCATGCTCGCGACGCTCGCGGTCGCGCTGGTCGCGGGCGGCGGCTATCTGCTGGCCCGTCGCCGCACGGCCCAGCGGCACTAA